The following proteins come from a genomic window of Novosphingobium aromaticivorans DSM 12444:
- a CDS encoding putative quinol monooxygenase, with the protein MTIARVYRMTAAAGKEQALADALVAFIPVVSAVPGCSGAEALRDCDAAGRFLFIEKWTSIDAHKAAGSHLPKDALAGVMGALGAPPEGSYEEYLA; encoded by the coding sequence ATGACGATTGCAAGGGTTTACCGGATGACCGCCGCGGCGGGCAAGGAACAGGCTCTGGCCGATGCACTCGTGGCGTTCATTCCGGTCGTGTCTGCGGTGCCGGGGTGTTCTGGCGCCGAGGCATTGCGCGATTGCGACGCTGCGGGCCGTTTCCTGTTCATCGAGAAGTGGACCTCGATCGACGCGCACAAGGCTGCGGGCAGTCACTTGCCGAAGGACGCCCTTGCCGGTGTCATGGGCGCCCTCGGCGCACCGCCGGAAGGGTCCTACGAAGAATATCTCGCCTGA
- a CDS encoding acyltransferase family protein, producing the protein MTPPSGRLHHLDAARALLLLLGLPFHVATKAIFESDPPALDFQQSLVIGGWASLTHVFRMFAFFMLAGYFAGMIRERKGAGAWLAERSRRLGLPFLASILTLGAIQYQLQDGLLHKPSPRFLGAPLALDHLWFLVVLLGFCAVYAAIPGSRIPQGGRTGRALCLSAPGSLALLAALALWGLVRYAAEQVPAIPDAPSETLLWQQFLFHSAPFALGVVAWHARIGERIFNLRSRWIVPAILLLLIPYFPLDPLVRPALGKEIYPDLAGTLVLRAIDLPLAYLMSLGLFRLLAELVRGPSRVVSFFVDGALAIYLFHLVWAMLVLPWVRALPIAAEAQWMLASLLVLGLSMASYLAARSTRLTSVLFCGAAPKRHQPKHTTPARPARP; encoded by the coding sequence ATGACGCCGCCCTCCGGACGCCTTCATCACCTCGACGCCGCACGTGCGCTGCTGCTCCTGCTCGGGCTGCCGTTCCACGTCGCAACCAAGGCAATATTCGAAAGCGACCCGCCGGCGCTCGACTTCCAGCAATCGCTGGTGATCGGGGGCTGGGCCTCGCTCACCCACGTTTTCCGGATGTTCGCCTTCTTCATGCTGGCTGGCTACTTCGCCGGCATGATCCGAGAGCGAAAGGGCGCTGGCGCATGGCTGGCCGAACGCAGCCGCCGCCTTGGCCTGCCGTTTCTCGCGAGCATCCTGACGCTCGGTGCAATTCAGTACCAGCTTCAGGACGGCCTTCTCCACAAGCCGTCGCCAAGGTTCCTCGGCGCACCGCTGGCACTGGACCACTTGTGGTTCCTCGTCGTCCTGCTTGGCTTCTGCGCCGTTTATGCCGCTATTCCTGGATCGCGTATTCCCCAGGGGGGGCGCACGGGCCGGGCCTTGTGCCTGTCGGCGCCGGGCAGCCTCGCGCTCCTTGCCGCACTCGCCTTGTGGGGCCTCGTCCGCTATGCCGCCGAACAGGTCCCGGCCATTCCCGACGCGCCGAGCGAAACCCTGCTGTGGCAGCAGTTCCTGTTTCACTCCGCACCGTTCGCGCTGGGAGTCGTGGCATGGCACGCCCGCATAGGAGAGCGGATCTTCAACTTGCGCAGCCGCTGGATCGTGCCGGCCATTCTCCTGCTGCTAATCCCCTATTTCCCGCTCGATCCGCTGGTCCGCCCGGCGCTGGGCAAGGAAATCTACCCGGATCTGGCCGGCACCCTGGTCCTGCGCGCAATCGATCTTCCGCTGGCCTACCTGATGTCGCTTGGCCTGTTCCGGCTGCTTGCCGAACTCGTGCGCGGGCCCAGCCGCGTCGTCAGCTTCTTCGTCGACGGCGCGCTCGCCATCTACCTGTTCCACCTCGTCTGGGCGATGCTGGTCCTGCCCTGGGTCCGGGCGCTGCCGATCGCGGCGGAAGCGCAATGGATGCTAGCCTCACTCTTGGTGCTAGGCCTGTCGATGGCAAGCTACCTCGCCGCACGCTCGACCCGGCTTACCTCGGTGCTGTTCTGCGGGGCCGCGCCGAAACGACATCAGCCGAAGCACACTACTCCCGCCCGGCCAGCACGCCCCTGA
- a CDS encoding putative bifunctional diguanylate cyclase/phosphodiesterase — protein MFRSLGRGGAADADGGECAVAADAGAPEESSAQVDPASRLAVLDAFEQAGFGWLWATDAEGRLTYVSLSAHTKAAGMIGRPIATLIETDRDGPGESAGRPLSFQLSKRGRINDLVVRFSGDERDGRWWSLSGQPSVSPDGSFAGYRGFARDVTQEYTRKREDSRAAEFDSLTGLYNRHRMTRRLDAILAAFRQANRCCGLMMLDLDKFKHVNDTMGHPAGDELLRQVAERLRKVVGERGEIGRLGGDEFQIILPDIDDRGRLGELAAKVIQIVSQPYAIEGKRAVIGTSVGIAVAPHDGEDREGLVSSADLALYAAKHGGRGQFRFFSTELKDEAQERTILNQDLREALARDELELHYQPVVRIEDNIVVGFEALMRWNHTERGPIPPSLFIPIAEESNLIVPLGEWALRKACEDAAAWPDSVRVAVNVSPVQFGVAGFVTSVATAVAQSGIDPERLELELTETVFMRDSEAVEETFSALKALGVRLALDDFGTGYSSLSYLRSAPFDKLKVDRSFVETCAAKDQNSAKIISAVLGLADALGMETTVEGVEAFDQLEVVRERGAKLVQGHIFAHAMPHAEVAERLADSNLRIEPNGPMRHRPERRAVFRRVVVVHEDHRYEAVMRDLSRTGARIDGLLGVPVGTSLVIDLGGGQLVVSMVVRSDEAVIGVEFETPLTSDGAGGLCTRHRVPPSTLAAATATAAPQSKPRFIQVAVPGSR, from the coding sequence TTGTTCAGGAGCCTTGGGCGCGGCGGAGCCGCAGACGCGGACGGCGGCGAATGTGCCGTCGCAGCCGATGCGGGTGCGCCCGAGGAATCTTCTGCGCAGGTTGATCCTGCATCTCGGCTAGCCGTTCTCGACGCGTTCGAGCAGGCTGGGTTCGGCTGGCTTTGGGCGACCGACGCCGAAGGGCGCCTGACCTACGTTTCCCTGTCCGCTCATACCAAGGCAGCCGGCATGATCGGGCGGCCAATCGCGACCCTGATAGAAACAGACCGCGACGGCCCCGGCGAAAGCGCCGGCAGGCCGTTGAGCTTCCAGCTGTCGAAGCGGGGACGCATAAACGATCTTGTCGTCCGATTTTCCGGGGACGAGCGCGACGGCAGGTGGTGGTCTCTTTCCGGGCAGCCCAGCGTTTCGCCGGATGGCAGCTTTGCCGGCTATCGCGGTTTCGCGCGTGACGTGACGCAGGAATACACCCGCAAGCGCGAGGATTCGCGGGCGGCAGAATTCGATTCGCTTACCGGGCTCTACAACCGGCACAGGATGACGCGCAGGCTGGATGCGATCCTGGCCGCGTTCCGCCAGGCCAACAGGTGCTGCGGCCTGATGATGCTCGATCTGGACAAGTTCAAGCACGTCAACGACACGATGGGCCATCCTGCCGGTGACGAACTGCTTCGGCAGGTCGCCGAGCGCCTGCGCAAGGTCGTGGGCGAGCGGGGCGAGATCGGCCGGCTGGGCGGCGACGAGTTCCAGATCATCCTGCCTGACATCGACGACCGGGGCCGACTTGGCGAACTCGCCGCCAAGGTCATCCAGATTGTGTCGCAGCCATACGCCATCGAAGGCAAGCGTGCGGTGATCGGCACTTCCGTCGGCATCGCGGTGGCGCCGCATGACGGGGAGGACCGCGAGGGTCTCGTTTCTTCCGCCGACCTTGCGCTTTATGCCGCGAAGCACGGCGGACGCGGGCAGTTCCGTTTCTTCTCGACCGAGTTGAAGGACGAGGCCCAGGAGCGCACGATCCTCAATCAGGACCTGCGCGAGGCGTTGGCCCGCGACGAACTGGAACTGCACTACCAGCCGGTGGTGCGGATCGAGGACAACATCGTCGTCGGCTTCGAGGCGCTGATGCGCTGGAACCATACGGAGCGCGGGCCAATCCCGCCCTCGCTGTTCATTCCGATCGCCGAGGAGAGCAATCTCATCGTGCCATTGGGCGAATGGGCCCTGCGCAAGGCCTGCGAGGATGCTGCCGCCTGGCCCGACAGCGTGCGGGTGGCGGTCAACGTCTCGCCCGTCCAGTTCGGCGTTGCGGGCTTCGTGACCTCGGTTGCAACTGCCGTGGCACAGAGCGGGATCGACCCCGAAAGGCTGGAGCTTGAGCTGACCGAGACGGTGTTCATGCGCGACAGCGAAGCGGTCGAAGAAACGTTCTCTGCGCTCAAGGCGCTTGGCGTGCGATTGGCGCTCGACGATTTCGGGACCGGGTATTCCTCGCTCAGTTATTTGCGCTCGGCGCCCTTCGACAAGCTCAAGGTCGATCGCAGCTTTGTCGAGACGTGTGCCGCCAAGGACCAGAACAGCGCGAAGATCATATCGGCCGTCCTCGGGCTGGCCGACGCGCTGGGCATGGAGACGACCGTGGAAGGCGTCGAGGCATTCGACCAGCTCGAAGTGGTGCGAGAGCGTGGAGCCAAGCTGGTGCAGGGACATATCTTTGCCCATGCGATGCCCCATGCCGAAGTGGCCGAGCGGCTTGCGGACAGCAATTTGCGCATCGAGCCCAACGGCCCCATGCGGCATCGGCCCGAGCGACGCGCGGTGTTCCGCCGCGTGGTGGTGGTCCACGAGGATCATCGCTACGAGGCTGTCATGCGCGACCTTTCCCGGACGGGCGCACGGATCGACGGCTTGCTGGGGGTGCCGGTGGGCACGAGCCTGGTGATCGACCTCGGCGGAGGGCAACTGGTCGTGTCTATGGTCGTGCGGTCGGACGAGGCCGTTATCGGCGTCGAGTTCGAGACTCCCCTGACCAGCGACGGAGCGGGTGGCTTGTGCACCCGCCACCGCGTGCCGCCGTCGACACTGGCTGCCGCGACGGCGACCGCGGCGCCGCAAAGCAAGCCGCGCTTCATCCAGGTTGCGGTTCCCGGGTCGCGTTGA